The DNA segment CTCGGTAACTGCAGGCGGACTGCCAGGTGCTTTGCACGTAGAACGGTTTCATGTCACCGGCTGGGCGATGGATCCTCGCCGGCAGCGGACCGCGCCGAACGATCACTGGATCCCGCTTTCTGATCACGCCGACTTCGACCAGTTGCTATCCGCGGTCGAACAACTTTCGCCGAAGGCAGTCTTCTGTACCCACGGCCCGAAGAGCTTTGTCGAGGAACTTCGCGGCCGCGGTCATGATGCCCGGTGGCTGGAATAAATTCTCCGCCTAGATCTGCTCTTCGACATTCGGGCGTGCCAGATAGTCGACAACGACCACAACCACTGCCGCTGCGAACATCAATCCAATGCAGATCGGCACCTCGGCTGCGTAGGGAGACGGGACGTTGTCGACCTGCCATGGCCACAACTTGCGAAGGGCTCCCATCATAAAACCGCCCATCAGTGAGAGCGTGACCGCTTCATGGTGATGAAGCATCCATCGCAGAAGCTTGCTGAACGACAGAAGTCCTACGAGACACCCCAACGCAAACACGCTGAACGCAACGAGGTCTTCCCACACCAGGTGCCCTTTCAGAAGCGCTTTCGGAACGCCGCTAAAGTAATGATAGGCTCCAAAGACTAGCAGCAGGAACGAGCCACTGATCCCTGGCAAGATCATCGCACAGATCGCAATCGCCCCCAGCAAAAACGAAACGATCGGGTTGGGTGCGGAGTCGAAGGCTTTCAGCGCCGGCAGCCCAGTCAGCCACCAGGCAAAGGCCGCTCCACCGATTGCCAGACAGATGCAGAGGACCATGTGACCAGTGCCCTTAGGCTGGACCATCTTCGCCACCAGGTAGCCAGAAGCGACGATCGCTCCATAGAACACGGCATACACGAACGGACGCGTCGTGGCGGGATGATCGGCTTCCCCAATAAGTTCGTGCAGCAGAACCACAAACGTCAGCAAGCCGCAGGCAATTCCTGCCAGCAAGCAAAGCAGGAACCAGATATCAAACCGGGTAGCCAGCGTTTTCCATTGCCGGCCTCGCAATTGCTTGACGGCGTCAACGTTGACCTGACTCACCGCGTCGACCAGGCGGCGATAAATCCCCAGCACCAACGCGACGGTTCCCCCAGAGATGCCTGGGACGGCATCGGCCGCTCCCATAGCAATCCCGCAAAGGAAGTGCCTGATCGCATCGATTTTCAACAGTTTCATAGCCGCTCGGTCCCAGGATGCTCAAATACTGCAAAGGGTGGATTTTAGAGAACCTCCGCAGGTGAGGGCAGGGCAGCTTGGGAGTTTGGCGAGATTAAGGTTTCAAGAAATCGCCTGAATCGCAGGCCTCGTTTTCTGGGAATCGAAGATGGCTTGGCTAGGATGAGCCTTTCTCGGCATTCATTTAGAGCGGTAACTTCTTGAAGCGTTTCCTATGTCAGCGGCTTTCGCCAGTTCCGATCGCAGGATACTGGCCTTGTTTATCTTCGCCATCCTGATCGCGACGGCCGTCCTCTATCATCGGACGCTCGCATATCCGTTCCATTTCGATGGCACCACGCAGATCGCCAACAACCCGCAGCTCGATTCCCTCTCGTGGAACGACTTCCCGACGCGTACTCGTCAATTGATTGTCACGACGTGGAAGCTCCATCGGCACAGCTTCGGTACGTCTCCGGTCAGTTTTCACGTGGTGAATCTTTTCATCCACGCCGTGGCCGGCTTAGCCCTGCTTGGACTCAGCTATCGAACGCTACGCTTGTCAGCGATTCCAGAATATTACCGAGAGAACGCCGCGATGCTATCCGGGGCGATTGCCCTTTGGTGGACCGTGCACCCTCTGCAAACCCAGGCCGTCACTTACATCATCCAGCGATATGAATCGCTGATGGGGATGTTCTTCCTGATTGCCGTCTACTGCCTGGCTGCGAGTGCGGAGTCTTCCCGCAAAGCTTGGTGGTATGCCGGCTGCATCGCAGCAACTTACCTGTCAGGCGGCTGCAAGGAAGTCGCAGTCGTTCTTCCCTTGGTGCTGATCTGGTACGACCGGGCCTTTCTCAGCGAGTCTTGGCGATCGCTGGTTGCCCATCGCTGGTGGCTGCATCTGGCCACGCTCGGTATTTGGGTGCTGTACACCGGCTTCCTGACGCTGGGCAAAGAAAACTTCGAGACTCACAACACCGTCTACGTCACCGAAACCACGCTCGCCGGCGATCAGGTCCAAAGCCTCCCGGTTTCAAGCTGGGAATATCTGCTTAGTCAGGCCAAGGCGATTGTCTTCTACTTGCAACTGGCGATCTTTCCAGCCGGCCAATCGATCGACCATGGCTGGAAAGCGACCCGGTCTCTGGGTGAAGCAATTCTGCCAGGATTGCTTGTGTTGTTCCTGCTGGGTCTAACCGTCTGGGCGATCTACCGTTTTCCTCGCTGGAGCTTTCTGGGTGGCTGGTTCTTTCTGGTCCTGGCCCCGACCTCCAGTATTCTGCCGATCCAAGATATCGCCGTCGAACATCGCATGTACGTCCCCCTGGCGGCGATCGCTGCTTTGCTGGTACTGGGCTTGTTCGAGGGCTTTAGACGTCTCTCATCCGCCAGTATGAATGACTCGCAGATCGCGGCCCGCAATGCCGTGATTTCGGTCTCCCTGCTAGCAGTCGTCTTCGGTGGAATTACGATCTCGCGGAACGAGGTCTATCAATCGGCGTTGGCCTTATGGAGTGACGCGGCGGCGAAAGCCCCGAACTACCCTCGGGCGCAGTATGGCGTTGCCAAGGCTTACCTCGAGCTTGAAGAACCAGATGCCGCCTTGCCTTACCTGCAGAAGGCGGTTCAGCTTGATCCCGCCTACGCCGAGGCCTGCGTCGCATTGGGCAAGCTGGAGCG comes from the Bremerella sp. JC817 genome and includes:
- a CDS encoding DUF368 domain-containing protein, producing the protein MKLLKIDAIRHFLCGIAMGAADAVPGISGGTVALVLGIYRRLVDAVSQVNVDAVKQLRGRQWKTLATRFDIWFLLCLLAGIACGLLTFVVLLHELIGEADHPATTRPFVYAVFYGAIVASGYLVAKMVQPKGTGHMVLCICLAIGGAAFAWWLTGLPALKAFDSAPNPIVSFLLGAIAICAMILPGISGSFLLLVFGAYHYFSGVPKALLKGHLVWEDLVAFSVFALGCLVGLLSFSKLLRWMLHHHEAVTLSLMGGFMMGALRKLWPWQVDNVPSPYAAEVPICIGLMFAAAVVVVVVDYLARPNVEEQI
- a CDS encoding tetratricopeptide repeat protein: MFIFAILIATAVLYHRTLAYPFHFDGTTQIANNPQLDSLSWNDFPTRTRQLIVTTWKLHRHSFGTSPVSFHVVNLFIHAVAGLALLGLSYRTLRLSAIPEYYRENAAMLSGAIALWWTVHPLQTQAVTYIIQRYESLMGMFFLIAVYCLAASAESSRKAWWYAGCIAATYLSGGCKEVAVVLPLVLIWYDRAFLSESWRSLVAHRWWLHLATLGIWVLYTGFLTLGKENFETHNTVYVTETTLAGDQVQSLPVSSWEYLLSQAKAIVFYLQLAIFPAGQSIDHGWKATRSLGEAILPGLLVLFLLGLTVWAIYRFPRWSFLGGWFFLVLAPTSSILPIQDIAVEHRMYVPLAAIAALLVLGLFEGFRRLSSASMNDSQIAARNAVISVSLLAVVFGGITISRNEVYQSALALWSDAAAKAPNYPRAQYGVAKAYLELEEPDAALPYLQKAVQLDPAYAEACVALGKLERRRNPELALRLFTQAVTVEPGMSEAHNNLGAMLAQSNPVSAQQHYQQAIALNGNNADAHNNLANLLARQGNLEEAIRHYEVAIEIRPDFPLASSNLDVVRQMAREAKAKPQ